A genomic region of Metopolophium dirhodum isolate CAU chromosome 1, ASM1992520v1, whole genome shotgun sequence contains the following coding sequences:
- the LOC132941436 gene encoding cyclin-dependent kinase 9-like yields the protein MASNNKYSPNSQQFSTGFINFMKGNYIESPEPPLSPEKVTPHRNSKIMNEYMDLKENQNQFWDKNVDKKYKLLSIIGQGSYGVVRKAQNILYQNIVAIKELLYHNTTEGFPITALREVRILQKLRHENIVRLIEICYNEAKEENNYRSKFYLILEFCEYDLARLLNAKYVQFDLSEIKELIRQLLNGLHYMHTNKILHRDLKTSNILVTNEGILKIADFGLSRSFSIPTKDKPNKYTNRVVTLWYRAPELLLGERNYGPAIDMWGAGCIMAEFWTRCPIMRGSSEAHQLKCISFIRGKITPEVWPKVVNYDIYKNIVLPENYKVSGTEWKHIMHCISNVHGCDLLEKLLHLDPEKRCDANTALDHDFFWTDPMPTNLSNTMSKIHITYNYECSITQRVHKNQPIGKPRVSIHDEQHSELLKIAQYVFAIPAHNANVERVFSLMEIQWTDERNRLQLDTVESIIMCKYNYKKTCSEFYEYVKTQPSLLTSVKSSKKYEWYKENETEEPSHPGPSTSK from the exons ATGGCGAGCAATAACAAATACTCACCTAATTCACAACAGTTTTCAACtggatttataaattttatgaagGGTAACTATATCGAGTCACCGGAGCCGCCGTTGTCACCGGAGAAAGTTACCCCACACCGAAACTCTAAAATAATGAATGAATATATGGACCTAAAAGAAAACCAGAATCAGTTCTGGGACAAGAATGTtgacaaaaaatacaaattactgtCAATAATCGGACAAGGAAGTTAcgg tgtaGTGAGAAAAGCACAAAATATactttatcaaaatatagtTGCTATCAAAGAACTTCTTTATCACAATACAACAGAAGGA TTTCCGATCACTGCTTTAAGAGAAGTTcgaatattacaaaaattaagacaTGAAAATATCGTCAGATTGATTGAAATTTGTTATAATGAAG cgaaagaagaaaataattatcgatcaaaattttatttgatacttGAATTCTGTGAATATGATCTAGCTAGGTTACTAAATGCtaaatatgtacaatttgaCCTATCCGAGATTAAAGAACTTATCCGTCAATTGCTCAATGGTCTGCACTACATGCACACAAATAAG aTTTTACACCGTGACTTGAAAACATCAAATATATTGGTTACAAACGAAGGAATTCTGAAAATAGCAGACTTTGGTCTATCCCGTTCATTTAGTATACCAACAAAAGATAAGCCCAATAA ATATACTAATCGTGTAGTAACACTCTGGTATCGCGCTCCTGAGTTACTGCTTGGTGAACGTAATTACGGACCGGCTATAGATATGTGGGGAGCTGGATGCATTATGGCTGAATTTTGGACTCGTTGTCCAATAATGCGGGGTTCTTCGGAGGCacatcaattaaaatgtatatcatttatACGTGGGAAAATAACCCCAGAAGTTTGGCCAAAGGTTGTGAACTacgatatatataaaaatatagtactcCCAGAAAATTATAAAGTTTCAGGAacg gaATGGAAGCACATTATGCATTGTATTTCCAACGTGCATGGATGCGATCTTCTTGAAAAATTACTTCATCTAGACCCGGAAAAGAGATGTGATGCCAACACAGCTTTAGACCATGACTTTTTCTGGACAGATCCCATGCCAACTAATTTATCAAATACCATGTCAAAAATTcacataacatataattatgagTGCAGTATCACTCAACGTGTTCACAAAAATCAACCAATCGGCAAACCTCG tgtGTCAATACACGATGAACAACACTcagaacttttaaaaattgctcAGTATGTTTTTGCAATACCAGCCCACAATGCTAACGTCGAACGTGTATTTTCTTTAATGGAAATACAATGGACTGACGAACGAAATCGTCTTCAGCTTGATACCGTGGAAAGTATTATAATGTGcaagtacaattataaaaagacTTGTTCCGAATTTTACGAGTATGTTAAAACACAGCCATCTTTACTTACATCGGTTAAATCATCTAAGAAATATGAATGGTACAAAGAAAATGAGACAGAAGAGCCCAGCCACCCCGGCCCAAgtacaagtaaataa